CGCAATGTCAGGCAATGAGCCTGTTTGCCAGTCGTCAGACGCTGCTGTTGCTGCTACCCGAAAATGGCCCGAATGCCGCCATTAATGAACAACTGGTTACGCTGGTTCAGCTGATGCATGACGATCTGCTGCTGATCGTACGCGGAAACAAGCTCAGCAAGGCGCAGGAAAATGCCGCTTGGTTTGGCGCGCTGGCCGAGCGAAGCGTACAGGTCAGTTGTCAGACGCCGGAACAGGCACAGCTTCCCCGGTGGGTAGCAGCCCGCGCAAAGCAAAATAATTTGCAACTGGACGACGCGGCGAATCAACTATTGTGCTATTGCTATGAAGGTAACCTGCTGGCACTGGCGCAAGCACTGGAACGGTTATCCTTATTGTGGCCCGACGGTAAGCTCACCCTGCCCCGTGTCGAGCAGGCCGTTAACGATGCCGCCCACTTCACCCCTTTCCATTGGGTGGATGCGCTGGTTATGGGCAAAAGTAAGCGCGCCCTGCACATTCTTCAGCAGTTACGTCTGGAAGGCAGCGAACCGGTTATTTTGCTGCGCACCCTGCAACGTGAACTGCTACTGCTGGTCACGTTGAAACGCCAGTCGGCTCACACCCCGCTGCGCACGCTCTTTGATAAGCACCGCGTCTGGCAAAACCGCCGTGGCATGATTGGTGACGCGCTGAATCGGCTTAGCCCGGCACAGCTACGTCAGGCGGTGCAATTACTGACACGTACGGAATTAACGCTGAAGCAGGACTATGGCCAGTCGGTGTGGGCAGAGCTTGAAGGGCTCTCACTGCTGATTTGCCACAAAGCGCTGGCTGAAGTTTTTATTGATGGCTGATATGAAATCATTACAGGCTCTCTTTGGCGGCACCTTTGATCCGGTGCACTATGGTCACCTCAAGCCCGTGGAAACGCTGGCCAATCTGATTGGTCTGTCGCGGGTCATCGTGATGCCCAATAATGTTCCCCCTCATCGCCCGCAGCCGGAGGCGACCAGTGCACAGCGAAAAACCATGCTTGAGCTGGCGATTGCCGACAAGCCGCTGTTTATCCTCGATGAGCGCGAACTGCAGCACGACACCCCCTCCTATACGGCGCAAACGCTGAAAGCCTGGCGTGAAGAACAAGGCCCGGATGTCCCGCTGGCGTTTATCATTGGCCAGGACTCGTTGCTGACCTTCCCGACCTGGCATGACTACGAAACAATTCTCGACAATACCCATCTGATTGTCTGCCGCCGTCCCGGCTACCCGCTCGAAATGGCGCAGGAACAGCATCAGCATTGGCTGGATCAGCACCTGACAAATACGCCAGACGATCTGCACCAGCTACCGGCCGGGAAAATTTATCTCGCCGAGACGCCGTGGTTCAATATTTCCGCCACGATCATCCGCGAACGACTGGAAAACGGCGAGTCATGTGATGACCTGATGCCGCGCGCAGTGCTTGACTATATCAATCAGCACGGACTATATCGCTAAGCACCGCGCTTAACGCCGCCAGCAGGCGGTCGTTCTCTTCCTGACTGCGTATTGCCACACGGAAATAACGTCCATCAAGTCCTGGGTAATTGGCGCAACTGCGGATCAGAATATGCTGCGCCAGCAACGCACGCTGGAGATCGGTTTCGCAGCGCAACAGGAGATAATTCGCCTGGCCGGGATACACCGTCAGTCCCGGCAGCGCACGCAACTGCTGATAAAAGCGTCCGCCCTCTTCCCGCAGCCACTGCCATGTCGCCTGTTGATAGGCGGTATCCTCCAGAACCTGTTCCCCAGCCAGCGCGGCAAAAGCGTTGATCGACCACGGCATTTGCCGCGCCCTCATCGTCGCGACCGCCTGCTCATCGCTGTTGATGAGATACCCCAATCGCAGTCCGGGGATAGCATAGAATTTTGTCAGCGAACGCAGAACCCAGATATGCGGGTTATCCTTTAACAGCGGTATAAATCCCGCTTCGTCAGCGATAAAATCGATAAATGCTTCATCAAGAATCAGCGCAATATTCAGCGCCTGACAGCGCCTGGCAATCGCCTCGAGTAACGCCCGCTCCGGCAATAATCCGGTGGGATTGTTAGGCGTACACAAAAACAGACAGTCCAGTTCTGCCGTTAACGCATCGAGAATCGCCCCGGTCAGTTGCCAGCCATCCTCTTCACGCAGCATGAACGTATCAATGACGCATTCGCTCCACTGCAACGCGCGGCGGTATTCGGCAAATCCCGGCGCGACGATCATCGCCCGCCGCGGTTTCAAACCGTTCACCAGGGTAAAGATCGACTCGGTCTCACCGTTACCGGCGAGGATCCAACTGGCGGGCACCTGATGATGTCGGGCCAGCGCCTGGTGCAAATGGCGGTAATCGACATCTGGATAACGCTCGGCAAGGTGCAAATTGTCGACGATGGCGCGTTTTACCGTTTCAGGCATACCCAGCGGATTAATATTCGCGCTAAAATCCAGCAACTGCTCGGGCAAGATCCCAAGCAGTTCGGCAGCCTCACGGGTGTTACCGCCGTGGGCGCTTTTGAATAGAGACATTGTGCCGCTCCTGGCAAAAGAGGCTATTTTAGAGAAAATAGCGCGCGCATTCAGGGCGAATATCATGTTTTGCGCGAATACGTATCACGAGGGGAAAATGCGACTCTGGTTAGTTCGTCATGGTGAAACCGAGGCCAATGTGGCGGGATTGTACAGCGGTCATGCCCCCACGCCGTTGACCGGGCGCGGCGTGAAACAGGCGCAAACGCTGAATACGCTGCTCAGCCAGGTTCCCTTTGAACAGGTGCTGTGTAGCGAGCTGGAGCGCGCGCAGCACACGGCTCGTTTAGTGCTTCAGGGGCGTGAACTACCGCTGCAGGTGAAGCCCGAGCTCAATGAGATGTTCTTTGGCGACTGGGAGATGCGCCATCACCGGGATCTGACCCACGAAGATGCCGATAACTATGCGGCCTGGTGCAACGACTGGCAAAATGCGGTTCCCACTAATGGAGAAGGGTTTCAGGCCTTCG
The DNA window shown above is from Citrobacter farmeri and carries:
- the holA gene encoding DNA polymerase III subunit delta, with the protein product MIRLYPEQLRAQLSEGLRAAYLLLGNDPLLLQESQDAIRQVAATQGFDEHHTFTLDNNTDWNALFSQCQAMSLFASRQTLLLLLPENGPNAAINEQLVTLVQLMHDDLLLIVRGNKLSKAQENAAWFGALAERSVQVSCQTPEQAQLPRWVAARAKQNNLQLDDAANQLLCYCYEGNLLALAQALERLSLLWPDGKLTLPRVEQAVNDAAHFTPFHWVDALVMGKSKRALHILQQLRLEGSEPVILLRTLQRELLLLVTLKRQSAHTPLRTLFDKHRVWQNRRGMIGDALNRLSPAQLRQAVQLLTRTELTLKQDYGQSVWAELEGLSLLICHKALAEVFIDG
- the nadD gene encoding nicotinate-nucleotide adenylyltransferase produces the protein MKSLQALFGGTFDPVHYGHLKPVETLANLIGLSRVIVMPNNVPPHRPQPEATSAQRKTMLELAIADKPLFILDERELQHDTPSYTAQTLKAWREEQGPDVPLAFIIGQDSLLTFPTWHDYETILDNTHLIVCRRPGYPLEMAQEQHQHWLDQHLTNTPDDLHQLPAGKIYLAETPWFNISATIIRERLENGESCDDLMPRAVLDYINQHGLYR
- the cobD gene encoding threonine-phosphate decarboxylase CobD, with amino-acid sequence MSLFKSAHGGNTREAAELLGILPEQLLDFSANINPLGMPETVKRAIVDNLHLAERYPDVDYRHLHQALARHHQVPASWILAGNGETESIFTLVNGLKPRRAMIVAPGFAEYRRALQWSECVIDTFMLREEDGWQLTGAILDALTAELDCLFLCTPNNPTGLLPERALLEAIARRCQALNIALILDEAFIDFIADEAGFIPLLKDNPHIWVLRSLTKFYAIPGLRLGYLINSDEQAVATMRARQMPWSINAFAALAGEQVLEDTAYQQATWQWLREEGGRFYQQLRALPGLTVYPGQANYLLLRCETDLQRALLAQHILIRSCANYPGLDGRYFRVAIRSQEENDRLLAALSAVLSDIVRAD
- a CDS encoding adenosylcobalamin/alpha-ribazole phosphatase; protein product: MRLWLVRHGETEANVAGLYSGHAPTPLTGRGVKQAQTLNTLLSQVPFEQVLCSELERAQHTARLVLQGRELPLQVKPELNEMFFGDWEMRHHRDLTHEDADNYAAWCNDWQNAVPTNGEGFQAFARRVEQAIALLADYRHHDHVLMVSHQGVLSLLIARLLAMPAAAMWHFRVEQGCWSAIDFTGDFATLRVLNSRAIWTPGE